Proteins encoded by one window of Martelella endophytica:
- the pstC gene encoding phosphate ABC transporter permease subunit PstC — protein sequence MHVFLIIVALVALFGAGGFFAARARALALARQGSTRLNSRPVHHASFVAIVTVVPAALVMAVWMIASPLLIGAEIRKDFPESVRLEPVSQQSLTFNTVTSVAYGLRQLSPEARAQVSADTDQLRQVLARNGIPLAANPPAFVLQSAERMNALSAKSSYAMAAIVLAVSLVSLALAYRAVRPAFKARNSVERVVLATLLIASSIAIITTVGIVLSMLSETLRFFSQVSPIDFFFGTVWDPRFAAAGEAGSAGQFGLIPLLAGTIYISLVAMAVAVPIGLYAAIYMSEYASSRLRAIAKPLLEVLAGIPTIVYGFFALVTVGPLLRDLSAELNNLLTGNYRNFIEAQSVLTAGIVMGIMLIPFVSSLSDDIINAVPDSLRKGSLGLGATQSETIKRVVMPAALPGIVGALLLTASRAIGETMIVVLAAGVAANLQLNPFEPMTTVTVKIVNQLTGDLEFNTPQTLVAFALGLTLFVITLCLNVYALYVVRKYREQYQ from the coding sequence ATGCATGTCTTTTTGATCATCGTGGCTCTGGTCGCCCTTTTCGGCGCAGGCGGTTTCTTCGCGGCAAGGGCCCGGGCGCTGGCACTGGCGCGACAGGGCTCGACCCGGCTCAATTCGCGGCCTGTCCATCATGCAAGCTTCGTGGCGATTGTAACGGTCGTGCCGGCCGCGCTGGTGATGGCGGTCTGGATGATTGCGAGCCCGCTCCTCATCGGTGCGGAAATCCGCAAGGATTTTCCCGAGAGCGTGCGCCTGGAGCCGGTGTCGCAGCAGAGCCTCACCTTCAACACCGTCACCTCGGTTGCCTATGGCCTGCGCCAGCTGTCGCCGGAAGCTAGGGCGCAGGTCAGCGCCGATACCGATCAGCTCCGTCAGGTGCTGGCGAGAAACGGCATACCGCTCGCCGCCAATCCACCGGCCTTCGTGCTGCAATCGGCCGAGCGCATGAACGCGCTTTCGGCGAAGAGCAGCTATGCCATGGCGGCGATCGTGCTTGCCGTCTCTCTGGTCTCGCTTGCGCTTGCCTATCGCGCTGTCCGTCCCGCCTTCAAGGCGCGCAACAGCGTCGAGCGGGTGGTGCTGGCCACGCTTCTGATCGCCTCGTCGATCGCGATCATCACCACGGTCGGCATCGTGCTATCGATGCTGTCGGAGACCCTGCGCTTCTTCTCACAGGTCTCGCCGATCGATTTCTTCTTCGGCACGGTCTGGGATCCGCGTTTCGCCGCAGCGGGCGAGGCGGGCTCTGCCGGCCAGTTCGGCCTGATCCCGCTGCTCGCCGGCACCATCTACATCTCGCTGGTGGCGATGGCCGTGGCGGTGCCGATCGGGCTCTACGCGGCAATCTACATGTCCGAATATGCAAGCTCGCGGCTGAGGGCCATCGCCAAGCCGCTGCTCGAAGTGCTGGCCGGCATCCCGACCATCGTCTACGGCTTCTTCGCGCTGGTGACCGTCGGTCCGCTTCTGCGTGATCTCTCCGCCGAGCTGAACAATCTTCTGACGGGCAATTATCGCAACTTCATCGAGGCGCAGTCAGTGCTGACGGCGGGCATCGTCATGGGCATCATGCTCATCCCCTTCGTTTCGTCGCTGTCGGATGATATCATCAACGCCGTGCCGGACAGTCTGCGCAAGGGCTCGCTCGGCCTCGGTGCCACGCAGTCGGAAACGATCAAGCGGGTGGTGATGCCGGCCGCCCTTCCGGGCATTGTCGGGGCGCTGCTCTTGACGGCCTCGCGCGCCATCGGTGAGACCATGATCGTCGTGCTCGCCGCCGGTGTGGCCGCCAATCTGCAGCTCAACCCGTTCGAGCCGATGACGACGGTGACGGTCAAGATCGTCAATCAGCTGACCGGCGACCTCGAGTTCAACACGCCGCAGACGCTGGTGGCCTTCGCGCTCGGTCTGACGCTGTTCGTCATCACGCTCTGCCTTAACGTTTACGCGCTCTACGTCGTGCGCAAGTACCGGGAGCAGTATCAATGA
- the pstA gene encoding phosphate ABC transporter permease PstA, which translates to MSLPTGNDAAEVRAKLAERRRSGLKRRHAAERRFRVFGRLAIAIGLFFLVALLYSVAGKGFTAFQQTTITLPITFSADVIDPDNQRRSDQNLLLTANYPLLVQDALAKTLGIDLANKAEMREAMRMISRSSRVELRDVVLKDPGVIGKTQDVRLLAAADIDSANKGQIDLSVPETSRRVSDQQLAWMNELKADGRLKTSFNTGFFTHGASSRPESAGIGVAFVGTLYMMGIVLVLSLPLGVASAIYLEEFAPKNRLTDVIEVNINNLAAVPSIVFGLLGLAVFIGFLGLPRSASLVGGLVLTLMTLPTIIIATRAALKAVPPSIRSAALGVGASKMQAVFHHVLPLAMPGILTGTIIGLARALGETAPLLLIGMVAFVADYPATPLDPATALPVQIYMWAGEAERAFVERTSAAIIVLLVFLILMNLTAVILRRRFERRW; encoded by the coding sequence ATGAGTTTGCCGACCGGAAACGATGCCGCGGAAGTCCGTGCCAAGCTCGCCGAGCGCCGCCGCAGCGGGCTGAAGCGCCGCCATGCCGCTGAAAGACGCTTTCGCGTCTTCGGCAGGCTTGCGATTGCGATCGGCCTGTTCTTCCTCGTCGCACTGCTCTATTCGGTCGCGGGCAAGGGCTTCACGGCCTTCCAGCAGACCACGATCACGCTGCCGATCACCTTCAGCGCCGATGTCATCGATCCGGACAATCAGCGCCGGTCGGATCAGAACCTGCTTCTGACCGCCAACTATCCGCTGCTGGTGCAGGACGCGCTGGCGAAGACGCTCGGCATCGACCTCGCCAACAAGGCGGAGATGCGGGAAGCGATGCGGATGATTTCCCGCAGCTCCCGCGTCGAACTGCGCGATGTCGTGCTGAAGGATCCGGGCGTGATCGGCAAGACGCAGGATGTGCGGCTGCTGGCCGCTGCCGATATCGACTCGGCCAACAAGGGACAGATCGATCTTTCGGTTCCGGAAACCAGCCGCAGGGTATCCGATCAGCAGCTCGCCTGGATGAACGAACTGAAGGCCGATGGCCGGCTGAAGACGAGCTTCAACACCGGCTTCTTCACCCATGGCGCTTCCTCCCGTCCGGAATCGGCCGGCATCGGCGTCGCCTTCGTCGGCACGCTCTACATGATGGGCATCGTGCTCGTCCTGTCGCTGCCGCTCGGCGTCGCCTCGGCCATCTATCTGGAGGAATTCGCGCCGAAGAATCGGTTGACGGATGTCATCGAGGTCAACATCAACAATCTGGCGGCGGTGCCCTCCATTGTCTTCGGCCTACTCGGCCTTGCCGTCTTCATCGGCTTCCTCGGCCTGCCACGCTCGGCCTCGCTGGTCGGTGGGCTGGTGCTGACGCTGATGACGCTGCCGACGATCATCATCGCCACCCGCGCGGCGCTGAAGGCGGTACCGCCCTCGATCCGTTCGGCGGCACTCGGCGTCGGCGCCTCGAAGATGCAGGCGGTGTTCCACCACGTGCTGCCGCTTGCCATGCCCGGCATCCTCACCGGCACGATCATCGGCCTTGCCCGCGCGCTCGGCGAGACCGCGCCGCTGCTCTTGATCGGCATGGTCGCCTTCGTTGCCGACTATCCGGCAACCCCGCTCGATCCGGCAACCGCGCTGCCGGTGCAGATCTACATGTGGGCCGGCGAGGCGGAACGCGCCTTCGTCGAGCGCACCTCCGCCGCCATCATCGTGCTGCTGGTGTTCCTGATCCTGATGAACCTGACGGCCGTGATCCTTCGGCGTCGCTTCGAGCGACGGTGGTAG
- the pstB gene encoding phosphate ABC transporter ATP-binding protein PstB, with protein sequence MNAMTGPDAKKALNDKMNANTHKMAGSKVSVYYGEKRALFDVDLNIRENAVTALIGPSGCGKSTFLRTLNRMNDTIDNCRVTGEITLDGEDIYKSGIDVVELRARVGMVFQNPNPFPKSIYENVAYGPRIHGLARHRADFDQIVETSLQKAGLFNEVKDRLHEPGTSLSGGQQQRLCIARAIAVSPEVILMDEPCSALDPIATARVEELISELKQNYTIVMVTHSMQQAARVSERTAMFHLGHMVEENDTDTIFTNPADSRTQDYIMGRFG encoded by the coding sequence ATGAATGCGATGACCGGACCCGACGCGAAAAAGGCTTTGAACGACAAAATGAACGCTAATACCCACAAGATGGCCGGCAGCAAGGTCTCCGTTTACTACGGCGAGAAGCGCGCCCTGTTCGATGTCGACCTCAATATCCGCGAAAACGCCGTCACCGCGCTGATCGGCCCGTCCGGCTGCGGCAAGTCGACCTTCCTGCGCACGCTGAACCGGATGAACGACACCATCGACAACTGCCGCGTCACCGGCGAGATCACGCTCGATGGCGAGGACATCTACAAGTCCGGCATCGACGTCGTGGAGCTGCGCGCCCGTGTCGGCATGGTGTTCCAGAACCCGAACCCGTTTCCGAAGTCGATCTACGAGAACGTCGCTTACGGCCCGCGCATCCACGGACTGGCTCGCCACCGCGCCGATTTCGACCAGATCGTCGAGACCAGCCTGCAGAAGGCGGGGCTCTTCAACGAGGTCAAGGATCGCTTGCACGAGCCCGGCACCAGCCTCTCCGGCGGTCAACAGCAGCGGCTCTGCATCGCCCGCGCCATCGCCGTCAGCCCGGAGGTGATCCTGATGGACGAACCCTGCTCGGCGCTCGACCCGATCGCCACGGCGCGCGTCGAGGAGCTGATCAGCGAGTTGAAGCAGAACTACACGATCGTGATGGTGACCCACTCGATGCAGCAGGCCGCCCGCGTTTCCGAGCGCACGGCCATGTTCCATCTCGGCCATATGGTCGAGGAAAACGACACCGACACGATCTTCACCAATCCGGCCGACAGCCGCACCCAGGATTACATCATGGGACGCTTCGGTTGA
- the phoU gene encoding phosphate signaling complex protein PhoU: MAPSHILTAFDEELKYLQRRISEMGGLAEEMVSESVEALVNTDSALAQKVISDDLVLDEAEREIGDKAVVIIARRQPVASDLREIMGAIRIAADLERVGDMAKNTAKRVISVQGTGVPRKLAHGIEHLSELALLQLKEVLDAYNSRQADKANSIRERDEEIDAIYTSLFRELLTYMMEDPRNITTCTHLLFCAKNIERIGDHATNIAEMIYYIATGAQPQGERPKDDNTAAVGSSDT; the protein is encoded by the coding sequence ATGGCCCCTTCGCATATTCTGACAGCCTTTGATGAAGAGCTGAAATACCTGCAGCGCCGCATTTCGGAAATGGGCGGACTTGCCGAGGAGATGGTGAGCGAATCGGTCGAGGCGCTGGTCAACACCGACAGCGCCCTTGCCCAGAAGGTGATTTCCGACGACCTGGTTCTCGACGAGGCCGAGCGCGAGATCGGCGACAAGGCGGTGGTGATCATCGCAAGACGCCAGCCGGTCGCCTCGGACCTGCGCGAAATCATGGGCGCGATCCGCATCGCCGCCGATCTCGAGCGCGTCGGCGACATGGCCAAGAACACCGCCAAGCGGGTGATCTCGGTGCAGGGCACCGGCGTGCCGCGCAAGCTCGCCCACGGCATCGAGCATCTGTCCGAACTGGCGCTGCTGCAGCTCAAGGAAGTGCTCGACGCCTACAATTCGCGCCAGGCCGACAAGGCCAATTCGATCCGCGAGCGCGACGAGGAGATCGACGCGATCTACACCTCGCTGTTCCGCGAGCTTCTGACCTACATGATGGAAGATCCGCGCAACATCACCACCTGCACGCATCTTCTGTTCTGCGCCAAGAACATCGAGCGTATCGGCGACCATGCGACCAACATTGCCGAGATGATCTACTACATCGCCACCGGCGCCCAGCCGCAGGGAGAGCGTCCGAAGGACGACAATACCGCGGCCGTCGGCTCCAGTGATACCTGA
- the phoB gene encoding phosphate regulon transcriptional regulator PhoB, translating to MVPKIAVVEDEEALSVLLRYNLEAEGYEVETILRGDEAEIRLQEWVPDLLLLDWMLPGVSGIELCRRLRMRPETERLPIIMLTARGEESERVRGLAIGADDYVVKPFSTPELMARVRAILRRARPEVLSTVLKCGDIELDRETHRVHRKSREVRLGPTEFRLLEFLMSSPGRVFSRAQLLDGVWGHDIYVDERTVDVHVGRLRKALNFSQMPDVIRTVRGAGYAMEV from the coding sequence ATGGTGCCGAAGATTGCCGTCGTTGAAGACGAAGAGGCCCTGAGCGTTCTGCTGCGATACAATCTGGAAGCCGAAGGCTATGAGGTCGAGACCATCCTGCGCGGGGACGAGGCCGAAATCCGCCTGCAGGAATGGGTGCCCGACCTGCTGCTGCTCGACTGGATGCTGCCCGGCGTCTCCGGCATCGAGCTCTGCCGGCGCCTGAGGATGCGTCCCGAGACCGAACGTCTGCCGATCATCATGCTGACCGCGCGCGGCGAGGAAAGCGAGCGGGTGAGGGGCCTTGCCATCGGCGCCGACGATTATGTGGTGAAACCGTTCTCGACACCGGAACTGATGGCCCGTGTCAGGGCGATCCTGCGCAGGGCCCGGCCGGAAGTGCTTTCCACCGTGCTCAAATGCGGCGATATCGAGCTCGACCGGGAGACCCACCGCGTCCACCGCAAGAGCCGTGAGGTCCGCCTCGGCCCGACCGAGTTCCGCCTGCTCGAATTCCTGATGAGTTCGCCCGGCCGCGTCTTCTCCCGCGCTCAGCTTCTCGATGGCGTCTGGGGCCACGACATCTATGTCGACGAACGCACGGTCGACGTCCATGTCGGCCGGCTGCGCAAGGCGCTGAACTTCTCCCAGATGCCCGACGTCATCCGCACCGTGCGCGGCGCGGGTTATGCGATGGAAGTCTGA
- a CDS encoding orotate phosphoribosyltransferase, which translates to MTRASFADPAVMGELMARMLWEIEAVHFAPDEPYKLSSGLVSPVYIDCRKLLSYPRVRSTLMDFAAATVLKQAGFERFDCVAGGETAGIPFAALLADRLELPMIYVRKKPKGYGRNAQIEGTLPKGARVLMVEDLTTAGGSMFHFINAVREAGGVVEHGLALFYYDIFEQAEKRFTEGGVDLHYIATWKEVLAVAREEQRSDPKTLDSVAEFLDRPMEWSRARGGLEELLV; encoded by the coding sequence ATGACAAGAGCGAGTTTTGCCGACCCGGCGGTGATGGGTGAATTGATGGCCCGGATGCTGTGGGAAATCGAGGCGGTGCATTTCGCCCCCGACGAGCCCTACAAGCTCTCCTCCGGTCTCGTCAGCCCAGTCTATATCGATTGCCGCAAGCTGCTCTCCTATCCGCGCGTGCGCTCCACGCTGATGGATTTCGCGGCGGCAACCGTGCTGAAGCAAGCCGGTTTCGAGCGCTTCGATTGCGTTGCCGGTGGCGAGACGGCGGGTATTCCCTTCGCCGCCCTTCTGGCCGACCGGCTGGAACTACCGATGATCTACGTGCGCAAGAAGCCGAAGGGCTACGGCCGCAACGCCCAGATCGAGGGCACGCTGCCCAAGGGCGCCCGGGTGCTGATGGTCGAGGATCTGACGACGGCCGGCGGCTCGATGTTCCACTTCATCAACGCCGTGCGCGAGGCCGGCGGCGTCGTCGAGCATGGGCTGGCGCTGTTCTACTACGATATCTTCGAACAGGCCGAGAAGCGCTTCACCGAAGGCGGCGTCGACCTCCATTACATCGCCACCTGGAAAGAGGTTCTGGCGGTTGCGCGCGAGGAGCAGCGCTCTGACCCGAAGACGCTCGACAGCGTCGCCGAATTCCTCGACAGGCCGATGGAATGGTCGCGGGCCCGTGGCGGCCTGGAAGAACTGCTCGTATAA
- a CDS encoding carbohydrate kinase family protein, producing the protein MIVCCGESLIDMLPRESKAGEPAFAPYAGGAVCNTAVALARLGRPTGFFSGISSDLMGDIIREKLDASKVDYSYAAVSDRPTTLAFVKLVNGSASYAFYDENTAGRMITEADLPTLGDDCKAMHFGAISLIPEPCGSTYEALLMREADHRVISLDPNIRPTFITDADKHRARIERMAAKSDIIKFSDEDLDWFGLEGSLDDKARHWIAAGASLVVITRGGESAIGYTATEKVEVPSEKVEVVDTVGAGDTFDAGILASLDMAGLLTKAKVKALSADAIRDALALGAKAAAVTVSRAGANPPFAHEIGL; encoded by the coding sequence ATGATTGTGTGCTGCGGCGAATCGCTGATCGACATGTTGCCCCGCGAAAGCAAGGCCGGGGAGCCTGCCTTTGCCCCCTATGCCGGTGGCGCCGTCTGCAACACGGCGGTCGCGCTTGCCCGGCTCGGGCGGCCGACCGGCTTCTTCTCCGGCATCTCCTCCGACCTGATGGGCGACATCATCCGCGAGAAGCTCGATGCCTCCAAGGTCGACTACAGCTATGCGGCAGTCTCCGACCGTCCGACGACGCTTGCCTTCGTCAAGCTCGTCAACGGTTCGGCGAGCTATGCCTTCTATGACGAAAACACCGCCGGCCGGATGATCACCGAGGCCGACCTGCCGACGCTCGGCGACGACTGCAAGGCCATGCATTTCGGCGCGATCAGCCTCATTCCCGAGCCCTGCGGCTCCACCTACGAGGCGCTTTTGATGCGCGAGGCGGATCACCGGGTGATCTCGCTCGACCCGAACATCCGCCCGACCTTCATCACCGACGCCGACAAGCATCGCGCCCGCATCGAGCGGATGGCGGCAAAGTCCGACATCATCAAGTTCTCCGACGAGGATCTCGACTGGTTCGGCCTTGAAGGCTCGCTCGACGACAAGGCCCGCCACTGGATTGCGGCCGGCGCCAGCCTCGTCGTCATCACCCGCGGTGGCGAAAGCGCGATCGGGTATACCGCGACGGAAAAGGTGGAAGTGCCGAGCGAAAAGGTCGAGGTGGTCGACACGGTCGGTGCCGGCGACACCTTCGATGCCGGCATTCTCGCCTCGCTCGACATGGCGGGGCTCCTGACCAAGGCGAAGGTGAAGGCGCTTTCGGCCGATGCCATCCGCGACGCGCTGGCGCTCGGCGCCAAGGCAGCTGCCGTCACCGTGTCGCGCGCAGGCGCCAATCCGCCCTTTGCGCATGAGATCGGCCTCTGA
- the hslU gene encoding ATP-dependent protease ATPase subunit HslU, whose translation MTNFSPREIVSELDRHIIGQHDAKRAVAIALRNRWRRQQLPDDLRDEVMPKNILMIGPTGVGKTEISRRLAKLAGAPFIKVEATKFTEVGYVGRDVEQIIRDLVEIGLVLVREKKRQEVQAKAHANAEERVLDALVGKTASPATRDSFRKKLRSGELDDKEIDIEINDNSSGMPGLEIPGMPGANIGVLNLSEMFGKGMGQKTKKVRTTVKASYEDLIRDESDKLLDDEVIQREAVRLVQEDGIVFLDEIDKIAAGDGRMGAGVSREGVQRDLLPLVEGTTVATKYGPIKTDHILFIASGAFHVSKPSDLLPELQGRLPIRVELQALTKEDFRRILTETEASLIRQYKALLNTEEVSLDFTEDAIDALADVAVHLNASVENIGARRLQTVMERVLDEVSFTAPDQSGQELLIDSEYVRKHVGDMAQDTDLSRYIL comes from the coding sequence ATGACCAATTTTTCCCCCCGCGAGATCGTTTCCGAGCTCGACCGCCACATCATCGGCCAGCACGACGCCAAACGCGCCGTCGCGATTGCGCTCAGAAACCGCTGGCGCCGCCAGCAGCTTCCCGACGATCTGCGCGACGAGGTGATGCCGAAGAACATCCTGATGATCGGCCCGACCGGCGTCGGCAAGACCGAGATTTCGCGGCGCCTCGCCAAGCTTGCCGGCGCGCCCTTCATCAAGGTCGAAGCCACCAAGTTCACCGAGGTCGGCTATGTCGGTCGCGATGTCGAGCAGATCATCCGCGACCTGGTCGAGATCGGCCTCGTGCTGGTGCGCGAGAAGAAGCGCCAGGAAGTCCAGGCAAAGGCGCATGCCAATGCCGAGGAACGCGTTCTCGACGCGCTGGTCGGCAAGACGGCCTCGCCGGCGACCCGCGACAGTTTCCGCAAGAAGCTTCGCTCCGGCGAACTCGATGACAAGGAAATCGACATCGAGATCAACGATAACAGCTCCGGCATGCCGGGCCTTGAAATTCCGGGCATGCCGGGGGCCAATATCGGCGTTCTGAACCTATCGGAAATGTTCGGCAAGGGCATGGGCCAGAAGACCAAGAAGGTCCGCACCACCGTCAAGGCCTCTTATGAGGATCTGATCCGTGACGAAAGCGACAAGCTGCTCGACGACGAGGTGATCCAGCGCGAGGCCGTGCGCCTGGTGCAGGAAGATGGCATCGTGTTCCTCGACGAGATCGACAAGATCGCCGCCGGCGACGGCCGCATGGGGGCTGGCGTTTCCCGCGAGGGCGTGCAGCGCGACCTGCTGCCGCTGGTCGAAGGCACGACGGTTGCCACCAAGTACGGCCCGATCAAGACCGACCACATCCTGTTCATCGCGTCCGGCGCATTCCACGTCTCCAAGCCCTCGGACCTGCTGCCGGAGCTTCAGGGCCGCCTGCCGATCCGCGTCGAACTGCAGGCGCTGACCAAGGAAGACTTCCGCCGCATCCTGACGGAAACCGAGGCGAGCCTGATCCGCCAGTACAAGGCGCTGCTCAATACCGAGGAAGTCTCGCTCGACTTCACCGAGGATGCGATCGACGCGCTTGCCGATGTCGCGGTGCACCTCAATGCCTCCGTCGAAAACATCGGCGCACGGCGACTGCAGACGGTGATGGAACGGGTGCTGGACGAAGTCTCCTTCACCGCCCCGGACCAGTCCGGTCAGGAACTGCTGATCGACAGCGAATACGTCCGCAAGCATGTCGGCGACATGGCGCAGGATACGGACCTGTCGCGGTATATCCTGTAG
- a CDS encoding GNAT family N-acetyltransferase has protein sequence MPHDGTIDFRPLEESDLELMARWLRAPHVAAWWDRAEKQVEQMRAHLNDPTVSPFVVTLDEVPFGYIQLCDLDGERDRESALASQPAGTFGIDQFIGPADMIGKGLGTRLVSAMAERALNNGAMRVLVDPHPENAAAIRAYEKAGFVRLGTFSMTGGPALLMARDA, from the coding sequence ATGCCGCATGACGGGACCATAGATTTCAGGCCGCTTGAAGAAAGCGATCTGGAACTGATGGCCCGCTGGCTCCGGGCGCCCCATGTCGCGGCATGGTGGGACCGGGCGGAAAAGCAGGTGGAGCAAATGCGCGCTCACCTCAACGATCCGACGGTATCGCCCTTCGTCGTAACGCTGGATGAGGTGCCGTTCGGCTATATCCAGCTCTGCGATCTCGATGGCGAGCGCGACAGGGAATCCGCGCTCGCGAGCCAGCCCGCCGGCACCTTCGGCATCGACCAGTTCATCGGGCCGGCCGACATGATCGGCAAGGGGCTCGGTACAAGGCTCGTCTCCGCCATGGCGGAGCGGGCACTGAATAACGGCGCGATGCGCGTCCTCGTAGACCCGCATCCCGAAAACGCGGCTGCGATCCGCGCCTATGAGAAGGCCGGTTTCGTCCGGCTCGGTACATTCAGCATGACAGGCGGTCCGGCACTTCTGATGGCCCGCGACGCTTGA
- the hslV gene encoding ATP-dependent protease subunit HslV: MSEHNPFGTMHATTIITVRKDGMVVMAGDGQVSLGQTVMKGNARKVRRIGKGNVIAGFAGATADAFTLLERLERKLEQYPDQLMRAAVELAKDWRTDKYLRNLEAMMLVADKDITLAITGNGDVLEPEHGVMAIGSGGNFAYSAARALMDSDRSAEDVARKAMAIAAEICVYTNDNVIVETLDAA; the protein is encoded by the coding sequence ATGAGCGAACACAATCCCTTCGGCACCATGCACGCAACGACCATCATCACCGTGCGCAAGGACGGCATGGTGGTAATGGCCGGCGATGGCCAGGTCTCGCTCGGCCAGACGGTGATGAAGGGCAATGCCCGCAAGGTTCGCCGCATCGGCAAGGGCAATGTCATTGCCGGCTTCGCCGGCGCGACCGCCGATGCCTTCACCCTGCTGGAGCGGCTGGAACGCAAGCTGGAGCAATATCCCGACCAGCTGATGCGCGCCGCCGTCGAGCTTGCCAAGGACTGGCGCACCGACAAGTATCTGCGCAATCTGGAAGCGATGATGCTCGTCGCCGACAAGGACATTACATTGGCGATCACCGGCAATGGCGACGTTCTGGAACCAGAACACGGCGTCATGGCGATCGGCTCGGGCGGCAACTTCGCCTATTCGGCGGCGCGGGCGCTGATGGACAGCGACAGGTCCGCCGAGGATGTTGCCCGCAAGGCAATGGCGATCGCTGCCGAGATCTGCGTCTACACCAACGACAATGTCATCGTGGAAACGCTGGATGCCGCATGA
- a CDS encoding DMT family transporter — translation MIQAILFAVTAGVLVGISRQVNGRLSLSTSPMVSSFFNHIVGFAVMCVVAVIVGGLIPPTIRDIPYYAYLAGPFGVIFVAAGSLAITRIGAVNTAVLIIGGQMITGAAMDLAEGVTAAPLLRFSGLALILVGMLLAQGRRA, via the coding sequence ATGATCCAGGCGATCCTCTTTGCCGTCACCGCCGGCGTTCTCGTCGGCATCAGCCGCCAGGTCAACGGGCGGCTGAGCCTCTCCACCTCGCCGATGGTGTCGTCCTTCTTCAACCACATTGTCGGTTTCGCGGTGATGTGCGTGGTCGCGGTCATTGTCGGCGGGCTCATTCCGCCGACCATCAGGGACATTCCCTATTATGCCTATCTGGCGGGGCCGTTCGGCGTGATCTTCGTCGCAGCCGGTTCGCTCGCCATCACCCGGATCGGCGCAGTCAACACCGCGGTGCTGATCATCGGCGGCCAGATGATCACCGGCGCGGCGATGGATCTTGCCGAAGGCGTCACCGCCGCACCCCTGCTGCGTTTCAGCGGCCTCGCGCTCATTCTGGTCGGCATGCTGCTGGCACAGGGTCGGCGGGCGTGA
- a CDS encoding DMT family transporter has protein sequence MSRSLPYFFVAFAAGCLMAVMTHLNAVTAFYGSPMFASWVGHGAGTIAAIIILAVLYLIRPKDTASEPKPRAPWWAYLGGVSGAATVITASLAVNSPLALSGAIALGLGGQVLFSLAADQWGFFGLAARKLDRRDLLTVAFILAGSLLVILAGAQA, from the coding sequence ATGTCCCGCTCGCTTCCCTATTTCTTCGTTGCCTTTGCTGCCGGCTGCCTGATGGCGGTCATGACCCATCTCAATGCCGTGACGGCGTTCTATGGCAGCCCGATGTTCGCCTCCTGGGTGGGACACGGCGCCGGGACGATCGCGGCGATCATCATTCTGGCCGTGCTCTATCTAATAAGGCCGAAGGACACGGCGTCCGAGCCCAAGCCGCGGGCGCCCTGGTGGGCCTATCTCGGTGGCGTTTCGGGTGCGGCCACCGTGATCACCGCCTCGCTCGCGGTCAATTCGCCCCTGGCGCTCTCCGGCGCGATCGCGCTTGGCCTCGGCGGCCAGGTGCTGTTTTCGCTTGCCGCCGACCAGTGGGGCTTCTTCGGCCTTGCCGCAAGGAAGCTCGACCGCCGGGATCTATTGACGGTCGCCTTCATTCTGGCGGGCAGTCTTCTGGTCATTCTCGCGGGAGCGCAGGCATGA